A single Symbiobacterium thermophilum IAM 14863 DNA region contains:
- a CDS encoding anaerobic glycerol-3-phosphate dehydrogenase subunit C: MIHEYDACLKCTVCEMHCPVLRVAPEFPGPKNGGPGLARLRAAGEVVELDHLDLCLGCRTCDTVCPSGIRPAELVNAPKVAQVSRRGLPLREWVLTHTYLFGPLAVRMPGLVNGVLANGPIRWTMEKVLHIDRHKPMPKYANHSFREWFRRRRSPWQDRPAPNGRVVYFHGCSVQYMEPHIGRHVVEVLEHNGFEVVLPPQKCCGLPLIANGDLKSAAGNGRYNVQHLREWAAQGVPIVVSSTSCSLTLKHDYPGLLGLDGAGAVAEQVYDLFEFLMACHEQGLLRTDFRPIRERLPYHQPCHQRAQAIGLPAVELLNLIPGVEAWNLDAGCCGSAGTYGFKEEKYGVSMRVGQAMADALRASGASRAVSDCETCRWQIEYQAGMQAVHPVSVLWGAYGLGDRKGT, translated from the coding sequence GTGATCCACGAGTACGATGCCTGCCTGAAGTGCACGGTCTGCGAGATGCACTGCCCGGTGCTGCGGGTGGCGCCGGAGTTCCCCGGGCCCAAGAACGGAGGGCCGGGGCTGGCCCGGCTGCGCGCGGCCGGCGAGGTGGTCGAGCTGGATCACCTGGACCTCTGCCTGGGCTGCCGGACCTGCGACACCGTCTGCCCGTCAGGCATCCGCCCGGCCGAGCTGGTGAACGCGCCCAAGGTCGCGCAGGTGAGCCGCCGCGGGTTGCCCCTGCGGGAGTGGGTCCTTACCCACACCTACCTGTTCGGCCCCCTGGCGGTGAGGATGCCCGGGCTGGTCAACGGCGTCCTGGCCAACGGGCCGATCCGGTGGACGATGGAGAAGGTCCTGCACATCGACCGCCACAAGCCGATGCCCAAGTACGCCAACCATTCGTTCCGGGAGTGGTTCCGGCGCCGCCGCTCCCCGTGGCAGGACCGCCCCGCGCCCAACGGCAGGGTGGTCTACTTCCACGGCTGCTCGGTGCAGTACATGGAACCCCACATCGGGCGGCACGTGGTGGAGGTGCTGGAGCACAACGGCTTCGAGGTGGTGCTGCCCCCGCAGAAGTGCTGCGGCCTGCCGCTCATCGCCAACGGCGACCTGAAGTCAGCCGCCGGGAACGGGCGGTACAACGTGCAGCACCTGCGGGAGTGGGCCGCGCAGGGCGTCCCGATCGTGGTCAGCTCCACCTCGTGCTCGCTGACCCTGAAGCACGACTACCCGGGGCTGCTGGGCCTCGACGGCGCCGGCGCCGTGGCCGAGCAGGTCTATGACCTGTTCGAGTTCCTGATGGCCTGCCACGAGCAGGGGCTTCTGCGCACCGACTTCCGGCCGATCCGGGAGCGGCTGCCGTACCACCAGCCCTGCCACCAGCGGGCCCAGGCGATCGGCCTGCCCGCGGTGGAGCTGCTGAACCTGATCCCCGGCGTGGAGGCCTGGAACCTGGATGCCGGCTGTTGCGGCTCCGCCGGGACCTACGGGTTCAAGGAGGAGAAGTACGGCGTCTCGATGCGGGTGGGCCAGGCGATGGCCGACGCCCTGAGGGCCAGCGGCGCCTCACGGGCGGTGTCCGACTGCGAGACCTGCCGGTGGCAGATCGAGTACCAGGCAGGAATGCAGGCCGTACACCCCGTCAGTGTGCTCTGGGGGGCGTACGGCCTGGGCGATCGCAAGGGGACCTAG
- the glpB gene encoding anaerobic glycerol-3-phosphate dehydrogenase subunit GlpB → MTEVIMGTPRFRGRVRRPQVLVIGGGLAGMAAALAARQAGATVAVVSEGAGVLELASGCIDRLAVPEGSLPPEHPYRLIGMAAVDEELAAFQKAMEAAGYPLAADGPGAGGSHVITALGSRRRTHLVAPGMAAPPPGEPLWVVGFRGLRDFHPAVVAAGLRRSDPAADVAWGEVELPGAPEDVHPVALARQLEDEAYRRQVIERVAAVRPQGRGGAALLPAVLGLSGAAAVRRALAEGLGMRVVEVLLPPPSVPGLRLADALRRAVQQAGVDLAIGARAVEARREGGRVRHVVTRGPGGRITYEAEAYVLATGGLMGNGLTAEGRSVREPLFDLPVSAPDGEWADPRFLPAEGHPFVRVGVAVDGRLRPPGYTNLFVCGRALAGYDPYAEGSGGGVAVATGGAAGREAARLVAGGEPR, encoded by the coding sequence ATGACTGAAGTCATCATGGGGACGCCCCGTTTCCGCGGCCGGGTGCGCCGGCCGCAGGTGCTGGTGATCGGCGGCGGGCTGGCGGGCATGGCCGCCGCCCTGGCCGCGCGTCAGGCCGGGGCCACCGTGGCGGTGGTGTCCGAGGGGGCCGGCGTGCTGGAGCTGGCGTCGGGCTGCATCGACCGGCTGGCGGTGCCGGAGGGGTCGCTGCCCCCGGAGCACCCGTACCGGCTGATCGGGATGGCGGCCGTGGACGAGGAGCTGGCCGCCTTCCAGAAGGCGATGGAGGCGGCGGGTTACCCCTTGGCCGCGGACGGCCCCGGCGCGGGCGGGTCCCACGTGATCACGGCCCTGGGCAGCCGCCGGAGGACACATCTGGTCGCGCCCGGCATGGCGGCGCCGCCCCCCGGCGAGCCGCTCTGGGTCGTGGGCTTCAGAGGGCTCCGGGACTTCCATCCCGCGGTCGTGGCCGCCGGCCTGCGCCGGTCCGATCCTGCGGCGGACGTCGCCTGGGGCGAGGTCGAGCTGCCGGGGGCGCCCGAGGACGTGCACCCCGTGGCCCTGGCCCGGCAGCTCGAAGACGAGGCCTACCGCCGTCAGGTGATCGAGCGGGTGGCGGCGGTCCGGCCGCAGGGCCGGGGCGGCGCGGCGCTGTTGCCCGCGGTGCTGGGCCTCTCCGGGGCCGCGGCCGTGCGGCGGGCGCTCGCGGAGGGGCTAGGCATGCGGGTGGTCGAGGTCCTGCTGCCGCCGCCCTCCGTGCCGGGGCTCCGGCTGGCGGACGCCCTGCGGCGGGCCGTGCAGCAGGCGGGCGTCGACCTCGCGATCGGCGCCCGGGCCGTGGAGGCGCGGCGGGAAGGCGGGCGCGTGCGCCACGTGGTCACCCGCGGCCCCGGCGGTCGGATCACCTATGAGGCGGAGGCCTACGTGCTGGCCACCGGCGGCCTGATGGGCAACGGCCTGACGGCCGAGGGCCGTTCGGTGCGGGAACCGCTGTTCGACCTGCCGGTTTCGGCGCCTGACGGGGAGTGGGCCGATCCCCGGTTCCTGCCCGCCGAGGGGCACCCCTTCGTGCGGGTGGGGGTGGCGGTGGACGGGCGGCTGCGACCGCCGGGATACACGAACCTGTTTGTGTGCGGGCGCGCCCTGGCCGGATACGATCCGTACGCCGAGGGTAGCGGCGGCGGGGTGGCCGTCGCGACCGGCGGCGCGGCCGGCCGGGAAGCGGCGCGGCTGGTGGCGGGAGGTGAGCCGCGGTGA
- the glpA gene encoding anaerobic glycerol-3-phosphate dehydrogenase subunit GlpA yields MLQAIVIGGGATGAGILRDLALRSVRAALVEQGDLVHGTSSRYHGLLHSGGRYAVKDPESARECAVENQIVRRIAPFAVEPCGGLFVRLEQDDPAYARRWVAACREAGIPVEEVDPDRLRREEPLLAGSVCEAWAVPDAAVDGWRLVRGNVAAAEARGARVFTYRRVVGLLMDGRRVAGVRLLNLATGEEERLEAELVINAAGAWAGQIAAMAGAPLDVVADRGVLLVYHGRLTSRVVNRLRKPGNGDIFVPAGSVTLLGTTATPVPDPDDISVPPEEVEELKRLGAEMLPMAATARILRAFAGVRPLFGSGPGGNTREISRGFAVIDHEVEHGVPGLLSVVGGKLTTYRMMAEKAVDVAAARLGVTVPCRTAEEPILPPPDPDAVRRLVHLVGRDLAQAVADRHPATLPQIAEAIARPGGRQVVCECEQVTAGELVGTARELGAPSLGDLRRRTRLGMGTCQGGFCGYRAALLLAREGIVAPEQVPALLARFQAERWRGVRGGLGGLELRAAELNYALARAQLAMEPAAGTADAVAQMGGAGHD; encoded by the coding sequence GTGCTGCAAGCCATCGTCATCGGCGGGGGGGCTACCGGCGCAGGCATCCTGCGCGACCTGGCCCTGCGGAGCGTGCGCGCCGCGCTGGTGGAGCAGGGGGACCTGGTCCACGGTACCTCCAGCCGCTACCACGGCCTGCTGCACAGCGGCGGCCGGTACGCGGTGAAGGACCCGGAGTCGGCGCGGGAGTGCGCCGTCGAGAACCAGATCGTGCGCCGGATCGCGCCGTTTGCGGTGGAGCCCTGCGGCGGCCTGTTCGTGCGGCTGGAGCAGGACGACCCCGCCTACGCCCGGCGGTGGGTCGCCGCCTGCCGGGAGGCGGGCATCCCGGTGGAGGAGGTGGACCCGGACCGGCTGCGCCGGGAGGAGCCGCTGCTGGCCGGGTCCGTGTGCGAGGCCTGGGCCGTGCCGGACGCGGCGGTGGACGGCTGGCGGCTGGTCCGGGGGAACGTGGCCGCGGCCGAGGCCCGTGGCGCCCGGGTGTTCACCTACCGGCGGGTCGTGGGGTTGCTGATGGACGGCCGCCGGGTGGCCGGGGTGCGCCTCCTGAACCTGGCCACCGGCGAGGAGGAGCGGCTGGAGGCGGAACTGGTGATCAACGCCGCGGGGGCCTGGGCCGGGCAGATCGCGGCGATGGCCGGGGCGCCGCTGGACGTGGTGGCCGACCGCGGCGTCCTGCTGGTCTACCACGGCCGGCTCACCAGCCGGGTCGTCAACAGGTTGCGCAAGCCCGGCAACGGCGACATCTTCGTGCCCGCGGGCAGCGTCACCCTCCTGGGCACGACGGCGACGCCGGTACCCGACCCGGACGACATCTCCGTGCCGCCCGAGGAGGTCGAGGAACTGAAGCGGCTCGGGGCGGAGATGCTGCCGATGGCGGCCACGGCCCGCATCCTGCGGGCCTTTGCCGGCGTGCGGCCGCTGTTCGGATCGGGCCCTGGCGGAAACACCCGGGAGATCTCCCGGGGCTTCGCGGTGATCGACCACGAGGTCGAGCACGGCGTGCCCGGGCTCCTCTCGGTGGTCGGGGGCAAGCTCACCACCTACCGGATGATGGCCGAGAAGGCGGTGGACGTGGCAGCGGCCCGCCTGGGGGTGACGGTCCCGTGCCGCACGGCGGAAGAGCCGATCCTGCCGCCGCCCGACCCGGACGCCGTCCGGCGGCTGGTCCACCTGGTGGGCCGGGACCTGGCGCAGGCCGTGGCCGACCGGCACCCGGCGACGCTGCCGCAGATCGCCGAGGCCATCGCCCGGCCAGGCGGCCGGCAGGTGGTGTGCGAGTGCGAGCAGGTGACCGCCGGCGAGCTGGTGGGCACCGCCCGGGAGCTGGGCGCACCGTCCCTGGGCGACCTCCGGCGCCGGACCCGGCTGGGCATGGGCACCTGCCAGGGCGGCTTCTGCGGCTACCGCGCCGCCCTCCTGCTGGCACGGGAGGGGATCGTGGCGCCGGAGCAGGTTCCTGCGCTGCTGGCCCGGTTCCAGGCGGAGCGGTGGCGCGGGGTCCGGGGCGGCCTGGGCGGGCTGGAGCTCCGGGCGGCCGAGCTCAACTACGCGCTGGCCCGGGCCCAGCTGGCCATGGAGCCCGCTGCCGGCACGGCGGACGCAGTGGCGCAGATGGGGGGTGCGGGCCATGACTGA
- a CDS encoding M3 family oligoendopeptidase: protein MAQQPLNQTWDLDVFFPGGSSSPEFKRFLDALTEDVTAFGQRLEAAGVPGTAADLDGWMPLLDTFQDLTQRIRQAGAFVSCLTAQDMADEGAKLLQGRVAQIRAALGNATTLLDHQLSAMPEEVFAALEARPECEAIAYPLRERRLRAAMRMDPQRESLAGDLAVDGYHAWGQLYGELVARVQIPWEAGGRTVHLSAGQAANKLLDPDRAVRVRLWERWEKAWAEQADLIGAALNHLAGFRIQLYKHRGWDSILSEPLENNRMKAETLEVMWDVIDRNKGIFVEFLNRKARLLGLDKLAWHDVDAPLGGADTKMTYDEAAEFVVEHFGRFSPDMARFARKAFEERWIEAEDRPGKRPGGFCTSFPLTRQSRIFMTFGGNLDNVSTLAHELGHAYHQSVMNDLPQLAQGYAMNVAETASTFAELLVSDAALKAAGSDEERLVLLAGKAERAVAFFMNIHARFLFETRFYAERAKGLVPVARLNELMVQAQKEAYRDALSEYHPHFWASKLHFYSTGQPFYNFPYTFGFLFSSGVYARALEEGPAFAQRYVDLLRDTGRMRVEDLAAKHLGVDLTKPDFWQAAVDVSVADVRQFLALTENR, encoded by the coding sequence ATGGCGCAGCAGCCCCTGAACCAGACGTGGGACCTGGACGTTTTCTTCCCCGGGGGGAGCTCGTCCCCCGAGTTCAAGCGGTTCCTGGATGCGCTGACCGAGGACGTGACAGCCTTCGGGCAGCGGCTGGAGGCGGCCGGCGTGCCCGGGACGGCGGCCGACCTGGACGGCTGGATGCCGCTCCTGGATACCTTCCAGGACCTGACTCAGCGGATCCGGCAGGCCGGCGCGTTCGTCTCCTGCCTCACGGCCCAGGACATGGCCGATGAGGGGGCCAAGCTGCTCCAGGGCCGGGTGGCGCAGATCCGGGCGGCGCTCGGGAATGCCACGACCCTGCTGGATCACCAGCTGAGCGCGATGCCCGAGGAGGTCTTCGCGGCGCTGGAGGCCCGCCCCGAATGCGAGGCCATCGCGTACCCGCTGCGGGAGCGCCGCCTGCGGGCCGCCATGCGGATGGATCCGCAGCGGGAGTCGCTGGCCGGCGACCTCGCGGTGGACGGGTATCACGCCTGGGGGCAGCTGTACGGCGAGCTGGTCGCCCGGGTGCAGATCCCCTGGGAGGCGGGGGGCCGAACGGTGCACCTCTCCGCCGGCCAGGCGGCGAACAAGCTCCTGGACCCCGACCGGGCGGTCCGGGTGCGGCTGTGGGAGCGCTGGGAGAAGGCCTGGGCCGAGCAGGCGGACCTCATCGGTGCGGCCCTGAACCACCTGGCGGGCTTCCGGATCCAGCTGTACAAGCACCGGGGGTGGGACTCGATCCTCTCCGAGCCGCTGGAGAACAACCGCATGAAGGCCGAGACGCTGGAGGTCATGTGGGACGTCATCGACCGGAACAAGGGGATCTTCGTCGAGTTCCTCAACCGCAAGGCCCGGCTGCTGGGGCTCGACAAGCTGGCCTGGCACGACGTGGACGCCCCCCTGGGCGGCGCCGACACCAAGATGACCTACGATGAGGCTGCAGAGTTCGTGGTCGAGCACTTCGGCCGCTTCTCGCCCGACATGGCGCGCTTTGCCCGGAAGGCGTTCGAGGAGCGGTGGATCGAGGCCGAGGACCGGCCCGGCAAGCGGCCCGGCGGCTTCTGCACCTCGTTCCCGCTGACCCGCCAGTCCCGCATCTTCATGACCTTTGGCGGCAACCTGGACAACGTCTCCACCCTGGCGCACGAGCTGGGCCACGCCTACCACCAGTCGGTGATGAACGACCTGCCGCAGCTGGCGCAGGGCTACGCCATGAACGTCGCCGAGACGGCGTCCACCTTTGCCGAGCTGCTGGTGAGCGATGCGGCCCTGAAGGCGGCCGGCAGCGATGAGGAGCGGTTGGTGCTGCTGGCCGGCAAGGCCGAGCGGGCCGTGGCCTTCTTCATGAACATCCACGCCCGGTTCCTGTTCGAGACCCGGTTCTACGCGGAGCGGGCGAAGGGGCTCGTGCCCGTGGCCCGGCTCAACGAGCTCATGGTGCAGGCGCAGAAGGAGGCTTACCGGGACGCGCTCTCGGAGTATCACCCGCACTTCTGGGCGTCGAAGCTGCACTTCTACTCCACGGGGCAGCCGTTCTACAACTTCCCCTACACCTTCGGCTTCCTGTTCAGCTCCGGCGTCTACGCCCGTGCGCTGGAGGAGGGCCCGGCCTTCGCGCAGCGGTACGTGGACCTGCTCCGCGACACCGGCCGGATGCGGGTCGAGGACCTGGCGGCGAAGCACCTGGGCGTCGACCTGACCAAGCCCGACTTCTGGCAGGCCGCGGTGGACGTCTCGGTGGCCGACGTCCGGCAGTTCCTGGCCCTCACGGAGAACCGCTGA
- the cimA gene encoding citramalate synthase yields the protein MRLLAVTLYDTTLRDGSQRAGIAYTSQDKLRIAHRLAGLGIPYIEGGWPGSNPKDGEFFRLLRERPLQGAKAVAFGSTCRAGNAPESDATLGALVEAGTAVVAIFGKSWDYHVTRGLGTTLEENLRMIRESVAYLKRQGREVVYDAEHLFDGFRRNPDYALATLRAAAEGGADWIVLCDTNGGTLPETAADIVRRVAAELPGARLGIHAHDDSGLGVAVTLAAVAAGATMVQGTINGYGERCGNANLCAIIPNLELKVGIRCLPEGRLTELTAVSRFVSEVANLPPWDAQPFVGHNAFAHKAGVHVSALLKDPVMYEHVPPETVGNARRVLVSDLGGRSNLLATFGDQLTPAEAAELIQRVKERESRGFQYEGAEASVALLTYKGQPPFEVLGVKLMVTGGADGPAESEAAVKLRVGDQVVHTAAEGSGPVHALDRALRKALTEVYPSVARMELRDYKVRVLEGSQGTGAVVRVLIESGDGEARWSTVGASTNILEASWQALTDSFAYFLLFREGIRTPEAAMQG from the coding sequence ATGAGGTTGTTGGCTGTCACCCTGTATGACACGACCCTGCGCGACGGGTCGCAGCGGGCTGGCATCGCGTACACCAGCCAGGACAAGCTCCGGATCGCCCACCGCCTCGCCGGCCTCGGCATCCCGTACATCGAAGGCGGCTGGCCGGGAAGCAACCCCAAAGACGGCGAGTTCTTCCGCCTCCTGCGGGAACGGCCGCTGCAGGGCGCGAAGGCCGTCGCCTTCGGCTCCACCTGCCGGGCGGGAAACGCGCCCGAGTCGGATGCCACGCTGGGGGCCCTCGTGGAGGCAGGGACGGCGGTCGTGGCGATCTTCGGCAAGAGCTGGGACTACCACGTGACCCGGGGGCTGGGCACCACCCTGGAGGAGAATCTCCGCATGATCCGGGAGTCGGTGGCCTACCTGAAGCGGCAGGGGCGCGAGGTGGTCTACGACGCGGAGCACCTGTTCGACGGGTTCCGGCGCAACCCCGACTACGCCCTGGCCACCCTGCGGGCGGCCGCCGAAGGCGGGGCTGACTGGATCGTGCTGTGCGATACCAACGGCGGCACCCTGCCGGAGACGGCGGCGGACATCGTGCGGCGGGTGGCGGCCGAGCTGCCCGGCGCACGGCTGGGGATCCACGCCCACGACGACAGCGGCCTGGGCGTCGCCGTCACCCTGGCGGCGGTCGCCGCCGGAGCGACGATGGTACAGGGGACGATCAACGGTTACGGGGAACGCTGCGGCAACGCCAACCTGTGTGCCATCATCCCGAACCTGGAGCTGAAGGTGGGCATCCGCTGCCTCCCTGAGGGCAGGCTGACGGAGCTCACCGCGGTCAGCCGCTTCGTCAGCGAGGTGGCCAACCTGCCGCCCTGGGACGCGCAGCCCTTCGTCGGCCACAACGCCTTCGCCCACAAGGCCGGGGTGCACGTGAGCGCCCTGCTGAAGGATCCGGTGATGTACGAGCACGTGCCCCCCGAGACGGTGGGCAACGCCCGCCGGGTGCTGGTCTCGGACCTGGGCGGCCGCTCCAACCTGCTGGCGACCTTCGGCGACCAGCTCACCCCCGCCGAGGCCGCCGAGCTGATCCAGCGGGTGAAGGAGCGGGAGAGCCGCGGCTTCCAGTACGAAGGCGCCGAGGCCTCGGTGGCGCTGCTCACGTACAAAGGACAGCCGCCGTTTGAGGTGCTGGGCGTGAAGCTGATGGTCACCGGCGGTGCCGACGGCCCCGCGGAGAGCGAGGCGGCCGTCAAGCTGCGGGTGGGCGACCAGGTGGTGCACACCGCCGCGGAGGGCAGTGGCCCGGTGCACGCCCTGGACCGGGCCCTGCGCAAGGCTCTGACCGAGGTCTATCCGTCCGTGGCGCGGATGGAGCTGCGCGACTACAAGGTGCGGGTACTGGAGGGCTCCCAGGGCACCGGCGCCGTGGTGCGGGTCCTGATTGAGTCCGGCGACGGCGAGGCCCGCTGGTCCACGGTCGGCGCCTCGACCAACATCCTGGAGGCGTCGTGGCAGGCGCTCACCGACAGCTTCGCCTACTTCCTGCTCTTCCGTGAGGGCATCCGTACACCCGAGGCGGCGATGCAGGGGTGA
- a CDS encoding SDR family oxidoreductase — MDFGLQGRVAWVTAASKGLGVASAMALAREGCDLAICSRNGEAIGAAAERIRQETGRRVLALAADVTRREDLERFITAAMDEYGRVDVVVSNTGGPPPGGFLDFDDAAWEAAFHSLLMPAIRLTRAAIPSMRERGFGRLIYITSSGVKEPIPNLILSNALRAALTNMMKTLAREVAAFGITANTVAPGRIHTDRVDSLDQGEAARTGRTIEEVRRAQEARIPAGRYGRPAEFGQVVAFLASEQAGYITGSAIHVDGGMTVSL, encoded by the coding sequence ATGGACTTCGGGCTTCAAGGCAGGGTGGCCTGGGTGACGGCGGCCAGCAAGGGGCTGGGCGTTGCCTCGGCCATGGCCCTGGCGCGGGAAGGGTGCGACCTCGCGATCTGCAGCCGCAACGGGGAGGCGATCGGCGCGGCGGCCGAACGCATCCGGCAGGAGACCGGCCGCAGGGTGCTGGCCCTGGCGGCCGACGTCACGCGCCGGGAAGACCTGGAACGGTTCATCACCGCCGCCATGGACGAGTACGGACGGGTGGACGTGGTCGTCTCCAATACGGGCGGGCCGCCCCCGGGCGGATTCCTGGACTTCGACGATGCCGCCTGGGAGGCCGCCTTCCACTCGCTGCTCATGCCCGCGATCCGGCTCACCCGCGCGGCCATCCCGTCCATGCGGGAGCGGGGCTTCGGCCGGCTGATCTACATCACCTCCAGCGGCGTCAAGGAGCCCATTCCCAACCTCATCCTCTCCAACGCCCTGCGGGCGGCCCTGACCAACATGATGAAGACCCTGGCCCGCGAGGTCGCCGCCTTCGGCATCACCGCCAACACGGTCGCGCCCGGCCGCATTCACACCGACCGGGTGGACTCCCTGGACCAGGGCGAGGCGGCCCGAACCGGCCGCACCATCGAGGAGGTGCGCCGCGCGCAGGAGGCCCGCATCCCCGCCGGCCGCTACGGCCGGCCCGCGGAGTTCGGCCAGGTGGTCGCCTTCCTGGCCAGCGAGCAGGCGGGCTACATCACCGGCTCGGCCATCCACGTCGACGGCGGCATGACCGTCAGCCTGTAG
- a CDS encoding peptidoglycan D,D-transpeptidase FtsI family protein has product MRIRMVRRMFVLSLAAWVCLALLGVRLFQLQILRGPALTRQVFGQRTERLPLEMRRGMIYDRYGVPLTDPQSTWGLAVFPRLFGDPAVAAPVLAEALGEERAAVVLDYVQRHHEAGWVIEGLSDEAAQQVQDYAAAGLLPGVAVGPTGWRYGPGSLARHLVGFANASGGWTGLELAYDSVLRGENVPHLVASYHGRGGPLGDEPLQVLQPRDPAGKEPYDVHTTLDARIQAAVEREMDRTAHPDGGPLRAAVVVVDPATGELLALASRPNFDQARYATEDQLRNRALTPYETGSVFKPIVAAAALEAGAVVPHERIECSGTYQLGDRIFRDVAGTVTGPVTLREALARSCNTAFIRIGYERLGADRLLEAARRFGLDEPTGALPSGFETVAPLPEPRYGGDVAQLSFGQGGLRASPLQVARAYTAIANGGVLHPIRLVTSVRRSDGEVVFRPRTEPSRRVMSRETAAELRQALLLAVVPGGGGTGEAAWVDDAGAAGKSGSADTVLDGRPATHAWFAGWFPARQPQYVMVVFIEDGRAGGAHAAPLFRRIAEAILSLDEG; this is encoded by the coding sequence GTGCGTATTCGGATGGTTCGCCGGATGTTCGTGCTGAGCCTCGCGGCCTGGGTCTGCCTGGCCCTCCTGGGGGTACGGCTGTTCCAGCTCCAGATCCTGCGCGGGCCGGCCCTGACCCGCCAGGTGTTCGGCCAGCGCACCGAGCGGCTGCCCCTTGAGATGCGGCGGGGCATGATCTACGACCGCTATGGCGTTCCGCTCACGGACCCGCAGTCCACGTGGGGGCTGGCCGTCTTTCCCCGCCTGTTCGGCGACCCGGCCGTGGCGGCGCCGGTGCTGGCGGAGGCCCTGGGCGAAGAGCGGGCCGCGGTGGTGCTGGACTACGTGCAGCGGCACCACGAGGCGGGATGGGTGATCGAAGGGCTGTCGGACGAGGCGGCGCAGCAGGTGCAGGACTACGCCGCGGCGGGGCTGCTGCCCGGCGTGGCGGTGGGCCCCACGGGCTGGCGCTACGGCCCGGGCTCTCTGGCCCGCCACCTGGTGGGTTTCGCCAACGCCTCGGGGGGGTGGACGGGGCTGGAGCTGGCCTACGACTCCGTCTTGCGGGGGGAGAACGTGCCGCACCTGGTGGCCAGCTACCACGGGCGGGGCGGCCCCCTCGGGGACGAACCGCTGCAGGTGCTGCAGCCCCGCGACCCCGCCGGCAAGGAGCCCTACGACGTGCACACCACCCTCGACGCCCGGATCCAGGCCGCCGTGGAGCGGGAGATGGACCGGACCGCCCACCCGGACGGCGGCCCCCTGCGGGCGGCGGTGGTGGTGGTGGACCCGGCCACGGGGGAGCTGCTGGCCCTGGCGTCGCGCCCCAACTTCGACCAGGCCCGCTACGCCACCGAGGACCAGCTGCGCAACCGGGCCCTCACCCCCTATGAGACCGGTTCGGTCTTCAAGCCGATCGTGGCGGCGGCGGCGCTGGAAGCCGGCGCCGTCGTCCCCCACGAGCGCATCGAGTGCAGCGGGACCTATCAACTGGGCGACCGCATCTTCCGGGACGTGGCCGGTACGGTGACGGGGCCGGTGACGTTACGGGAGGCGCTCGCCCGGTCGTGCAACACGGCCTTCATCCGGATCGGCTACGAGCGGCTGGGCGCAGACCGGCTGCTGGAGGCCGCCCGGCGGTTCGGGCTGGACGAGCCGACCGGCGCCCTCCCGTCCGGTTTCGAGACGGTGGCGCCGCTGCCGGAGCCCCGCTACGGCGGCGACGTCGCCCAGCTCAGCTTCGGCCAGGGCGGCCTGCGGGCCAGCCCCCTGCAGGTCGCGCGGGCCTACACCGCCATTGCCAACGGCGGGGTGCTGCATCCGATCCGCCTGGTGACCAGCGTGAGGAGGAGCGACGGCGAGGTGGTCTTCCGCCCGCGGACGGAACCCTCCCGGCGGGTGATGAGCCGCGAGACCGCCGCCGAACTGCGGCAGGCGCTCCTGCTGGCGGTGGTGCCCGGCGGCGGCGGGACCGGGGAGGCGGCCTGGGTGGACGACGCGGGCGCCGCCGGCAAGTCCGGTTCAGCCGACACCGTGCTGGACGGCCGGCCGGCCACCCATGCCTGGTTCGCCGGCTGGTTCCCAGCCCGGCAGCCGCAGTACGTCATGGTGGTCTTCATCGAGGACGGGCGCGCGGGGGGAGCCCACGCGGCGCCGCTCTTCCGGCGGATTGCCGAGGCGATCCTCTCGCTGGACGAAGGATGA